A single window of Lepeophtheirus salmonis chromosome 2, UVic_Lsal_1.4, whole genome shotgun sequence DNA harbors:
- the LOC121113697 gene encoding serine/arginine-rich splicing factor 5 isoform X2, which translates to MDLYSSHKKPDKMSTRVYMGGLSHRVRERDVEKLIRKYGKVREVSLKNGYGFVEFDDYRDADDACYDLNGKEFMGERVTVELARGTPHGRDRERWGTGSTGRRERSPKRRRDSKSSSRPGWLDKYGPPTRTDFRLVVENLSSRVSWQDLKDYMRQAGEVTYADAHKNRRNEGCVEFANEDDLKTAMEKLDGTELNGRKIKLVPDRKRKRSHSRSRSRSRSRSRSKTRGRKSRSRGSTRSRDRMSKSVSRSKSRSKSKSRSRSRSRSRSKSVDDSKENGRSSRRRRSSRSSSRNGDNSPKEEHGNNGDDRKSDNDEESTNHKTSVENE; encoded by the exons ATGGATTTATATTCTTCTCATAAAAAACCTGATAa AATGTCGACGAGAGTCTACATGGGTGGCTTGAGTCACCGTGTCAGGGAACGCGACGTGGAGAAGCTCATTCGGAAATACGGAAAGGTGAGAGAGGTCTCGTTGAAAAATGGATACGGATTTGTGGAGTTTGACGATTATAGGGACGCGGATGATGCGTGCTATGATCTCAATGGAAAGGAATTCATGGGAGAAAG ggttACTGTAGAACTTGCCCGGGGTACTCCTCATGGTCGTGATCGTGAGCGCTGGGGTACAGGAAGTACTGGACGCCGTGAAAGAAGTCCTAAGCGACGCCGTGACTCGAAATCCAGCAGTAGGCCAGGATGGCTGGACAAATATGGTCCCCCTACTCGAACCGATTTCCGTCTTGTTGTTGAAAATTTGTCAAGCAGAGTTAGCTGGCAG GATCTGAAGGACTATATGCGTCAAGCAGGAGAAGTTACATATGCTGATGCgcataaaaatagaagaaatgaGGGTTGTGTCGAATTTGCTAATGAAGATGACTTAAAGACAGCTATGGAAAAACTTGATGGAACGGAACTGAATGGTCGCAAAATCAAGCTTGTCCCCGATCGTAAAAGAAAGAGATCTCATTCTAGGTCTAGGTCAAGATCGCGCTCTAGATCTAGATCAAAAACTAGAGGAAGGAAGAGTAGGAGTCGTGGAAGTACAAG aTCAAGGGATAGAatgtcaaaatctgtttctAGATCAAAATCTCGATCAAAATCCAAGTCAAGATCAAGGTCTAGATCACGATCTAGGTCTAAATCAGTGGATGATTCAAAAGAGAATGGAAGAAGCTCCCGACGACGTAGATCTag TAGATCAAGTTCAAGGAATGGTGATAATTCGCCCAAGGAAGAACATGGAAATAATGGCGATGATCGTAAATCTGATAACGACGAGGAGTCGACTAATCATAAGACTTCTGTTGAGaacgaataa
- the LOC121113697 gene encoding serine/arginine-rich splicing factor 5 isoform X1 — protein sequence MDLYSSHKKPDKMSTRVYMGGLSHRVRERDVEKLIRKYGKVREVSLKNGYGFVEFDDYRDADDACYDLNGKEFMGERVTVELARGTPHGRDRERWGTGSTGRRERSPKRRRDSKSSSRPGWLDKYGPPTRTDFRLVVENLSSRVSWQDLKDYMRQAGEVTYADAHKNRRNEGCVEFANEDDLKTAMEKLDGTELNGRKIKLVPDRKRKRSHSRSRSRSRSRSRSKTRGRKSRSRGSTRSRDRMSKSVSRSKSRSKSKSRSRSRSRSRSKSVDDSKENGRSSRRRRSRSRSSSRNGDNSPKEEHGNNGDDRKSDNDEESTNHKTSVENE from the exons ATGGATTTATATTCTTCTCATAAAAAACCTGATAa AATGTCGACGAGAGTCTACATGGGTGGCTTGAGTCACCGTGTCAGGGAACGCGACGTGGAGAAGCTCATTCGGAAATACGGAAAGGTGAGAGAGGTCTCGTTGAAAAATGGATACGGATTTGTGGAGTTTGACGATTATAGGGACGCGGATGATGCGTGCTATGATCTCAATGGAAAGGAATTCATGGGAGAAAG ggttACTGTAGAACTTGCCCGGGGTACTCCTCATGGTCGTGATCGTGAGCGCTGGGGTACAGGAAGTACTGGACGCCGTGAAAGAAGTCCTAAGCGACGCCGTGACTCGAAATCCAGCAGTAGGCCAGGATGGCTGGACAAATATGGTCCCCCTACTCGAACCGATTTCCGTCTTGTTGTTGAAAATTTGTCAAGCAGAGTTAGCTGGCAG GATCTGAAGGACTATATGCGTCAAGCAGGAGAAGTTACATATGCTGATGCgcataaaaatagaagaaatgaGGGTTGTGTCGAATTTGCTAATGAAGATGACTTAAAGACAGCTATGGAAAAACTTGATGGAACGGAACTGAATGGTCGCAAAATCAAGCTTGTCCCCGATCGTAAAAGAAAGAGATCTCATTCTAGGTCTAGGTCAAGATCGCGCTCTAGATCTAGATCAAAAACTAGAGGAAGGAAGAGTAGGAGTCGTGGAAGTACAAG aTCAAGGGATAGAatgtcaaaatctgtttctAGATCAAAATCTCGATCAAAATCCAAGTCAAGATCAAGGTCTAGATCACGATCTAGGTCTAAATCAGTGGATGATTCAAAAGAGAATGGAAGAAGCTCCCGACGACGTAGATCTag AAGTAGATCAAGTTCAAGGAATGGTGATAATTCGCCCAAGGAAGAACATGGAAATAATGGCGATGATCGTAAATCTGATAACGACGAGGAGTCGACTAATCATAAGACTTCTGTTGAGaacgaataa
- the LOC121113697 gene encoding serine-arginine protein 55 isoform X4 produces the protein MSTRVYMGGLSHRVRERDVEKLIRKYGKVREVSLKNGYGFVEFDDYRDADDACYDLNGKEFMGERVTVELARGTPHGRDRERWGTGSTGRRERSPKRRRDSKSSSRPGWLDKYGPPTRTDFRLVVENLSSRVSWQDLKDYMRQAGEVTYADAHKNRRNEGCVEFANEDDLKTAMEKLDGTELNGRKIKLVPDRKRKRSHSRSRSRSRSRSRSKTRGRKSRSRGSTRSRDRMSKSVSRSKSRSKSKSRSRSRSRSRSKSVDDSKENGRSSRRRRSSRSSSRNGDNSPKEEHGNNGDDRKSDNDEESTNHKTSVENE, from the exons ATGTCGACGAGAGTCTACATGGGTGGCTTGAGTCACCGTGTCAGGGAACGCGACGTGGAGAAGCTCATTCGGAAATACGGAAAGGTGAGAGAGGTCTCGTTGAAAAATGGATACGGATTTGTGGAGTTTGACGATTATAGGGACGCGGATGATGCGTGCTATGATCTCAATGGAAAGGAATTCATGGGAGAAAG ggttACTGTAGAACTTGCCCGGGGTACTCCTCATGGTCGTGATCGTGAGCGCTGGGGTACAGGAAGTACTGGACGCCGTGAAAGAAGTCCTAAGCGACGCCGTGACTCGAAATCCAGCAGTAGGCCAGGATGGCTGGACAAATATGGTCCCCCTACTCGAACCGATTTCCGTCTTGTTGTTGAAAATTTGTCAAGCAGAGTTAGCTGGCAG GATCTGAAGGACTATATGCGTCAAGCAGGAGAAGTTACATATGCTGATGCgcataaaaatagaagaaatgaGGGTTGTGTCGAATTTGCTAATGAAGATGACTTAAAGACAGCTATGGAAAAACTTGATGGAACGGAACTGAATGGTCGCAAAATCAAGCTTGTCCCCGATCGTAAAAGAAAGAGATCTCATTCTAGGTCTAGGTCAAGATCGCGCTCTAGATCTAGATCAAAAACTAGAGGAAGGAAGAGTAGGAGTCGTGGAAGTACAAG aTCAAGGGATAGAatgtcaaaatctgtttctAGATCAAAATCTCGATCAAAATCCAAGTCAAGATCAAGGTCTAGATCACGATCTAGGTCTAAATCAGTGGATGATTCAAAAGAGAATGGAAGAAGCTCCCGACGACGTAGATCTag TAGATCAAGTTCAAGGAATGGTGATAATTCGCCCAAGGAAGAACATGGAAATAATGGCGATGATCGTAAATCTGATAACGACGAGGAGTCGACTAATCATAAGACTTCTGTTGAGaacgaataa
- the LOC121113697 gene encoding serine-arginine protein 55 isoform X3: MSTRVYMGGLSHRVRERDVEKLIRKYGKVREVSLKNGYGFVEFDDYRDADDACYDLNGKEFMGERVTVELARGTPHGRDRERWGTGSTGRRERSPKRRRDSKSSSRPGWLDKYGPPTRTDFRLVVENLSSRVSWQDLKDYMRQAGEVTYADAHKNRRNEGCVEFANEDDLKTAMEKLDGTELNGRKIKLVPDRKRKRSHSRSRSRSRSRSRSKTRGRKSRSRGSTRSRDRMSKSVSRSKSRSKSKSRSRSRSRSRSKSVDDSKENGRSSRRRRSRSRSSSRNGDNSPKEEHGNNGDDRKSDNDEESTNHKTSVENE; the protein is encoded by the exons ATGTCGACGAGAGTCTACATGGGTGGCTTGAGTCACCGTGTCAGGGAACGCGACGTGGAGAAGCTCATTCGGAAATACGGAAAGGTGAGAGAGGTCTCGTTGAAAAATGGATACGGATTTGTGGAGTTTGACGATTATAGGGACGCGGATGATGCGTGCTATGATCTCAATGGAAAGGAATTCATGGGAGAAAG ggttACTGTAGAACTTGCCCGGGGTACTCCTCATGGTCGTGATCGTGAGCGCTGGGGTACAGGAAGTACTGGACGCCGTGAAAGAAGTCCTAAGCGACGCCGTGACTCGAAATCCAGCAGTAGGCCAGGATGGCTGGACAAATATGGTCCCCCTACTCGAACCGATTTCCGTCTTGTTGTTGAAAATTTGTCAAGCAGAGTTAGCTGGCAG GATCTGAAGGACTATATGCGTCAAGCAGGAGAAGTTACATATGCTGATGCgcataaaaatagaagaaatgaGGGTTGTGTCGAATTTGCTAATGAAGATGACTTAAAGACAGCTATGGAAAAACTTGATGGAACGGAACTGAATGGTCGCAAAATCAAGCTTGTCCCCGATCGTAAAAGAAAGAGATCTCATTCTAGGTCTAGGTCAAGATCGCGCTCTAGATCTAGATCAAAAACTAGAGGAAGGAAGAGTAGGAGTCGTGGAAGTACAAG aTCAAGGGATAGAatgtcaaaatctgtttctAGATCAAAATCTCGATCAAAATCCAAGTCAAGATCAAGGTCTAGATCACGATCTAGGTCTAAATCAGTGGATGATTCAAAAGAGAATGGAAGAAGCTCCCGACGACGTAGATCTag AAGTAGATCAAGTTCAAGGAATGGTGATAATTCGCCCAAGGAAGAACATGGAAATAATGGCGATGATCGTAAATCTGATAACGACGAGGAGTCGACTAATCATAAGACTTCTGTTGAGaacgaataa
- the LOC121113696 gene encoding aladin, with the protein MAEIEARLVPSSSPSIQNAIAHLPYIAPIPTNPNGNVCPTSKSTPPFLSSKDAFLHPPNMEGKAHSILRGLENLGNKLGSNQERSIVSKIISEVLQVFSQIKDSLSPYPSVEPLTFIERYSSTRDWKNSPIRALRWHPQTSKIAVALSDDSIQIHCLSLIVSPILKYKLQKSVSCLAWRPFSSSELAVGTESGILIWVVDPSSVVARPSASCVTKLSPGRELPISSLEYDPSGQYLLACSPSEKDITIWNTWKEDYVILRRFSSGGYHTASWSPCGRFAFTASTSNKIRLWNVNQHWSDEVWNIQNGYVNSAVWSPCGKYLLFSTSEASQLFCITFGSSGESASAAVPIVELTFDEEDFKGQVQSIKWDNIGERLAVGFHNSDLIALFCSSNRPILSLSLIGLIRGEPEEYPIGMDFHYRLKETDSTILTIGWSSGRIQHFPMIYTSIISEGNISLDITSHQFKPELFSSPL; encoded by the exons ATGGCGGAAATCGAAGCTCGTCTCGTTCCTTCCTCTTCTCCTTCGATTCAAAATGCAATTGCACACCTTCCATACATTGCACCGATCCCTACAAACCCTAATGGGAATGTTTGTCCAACGAGCAAGTCCACACCTCCGTTTCTCTCCTCCAAAGACGCTTTTCTTCATCCCCCTAATATGGAGGGAAAGGCTCACTCCATCCTTCGAGG ACTCGAAAATTTAGGGAACAAACTGGGTTCGAATCAAGAACGGAGTATTGTATCTAAAATTATTTCAGAAGTTCTTCAggttttttctcaaataaaggATTCTTTGAGTCCCTATCCTTCT GTTGAACCTCTTACTTTTATTGAACGCTATTCATCAACACGAGACTGGAAAAATAGCCCCATTCGAGCATTACGTTGGCATCCTCAGACCTCAAAGATTGCAGTTGCTCTCTCTGATGACTCCATACAAATCCATTGTCTTTCATTGATTGTATCGCCTATCTTAAAGTACAAGTTGCAAAAATCTGTTTCTTGTCTTGCTTGGAGACCCTTTTCCTCTAGTGAACTCGCTGTTGGTACTGAATCGGGAATATTAATATGGGTTGTAGACCCTTCTAGTGTTGTGGCACGTCCGTCAGCGAGTTGTGTTACAAAGCTTTCTCCTGGAAGGGAGTTGCCCATATCTTCATTAGAGTATGATCCTTCTGGGCAGTATCTTTTAGCTTGTTCGCCGAGTGAAAAGGATATCACAATTTGGAATACATGGAAGGAAGACTATGTGATCTTAAGACGATTTAGTTCAGGAGGGTATCATACTGCTTCTTGGTCACCGTGTGGAAGATTTGCGTTCACAGCCTCCACTTCCAACAAAATACGTCTTTGGAATGTGAATCAGCATTGGAGTGATGAAGTTTGGAATATTCAAAATGGATATGTAAATTCCGCAGTTTGGTCCCCTTGTGGAAAGTATCTTCTATTTTCAACGAGTGAGGCAAGTCAGCTTTTTTGTATCACCTTTGGATCATCAGGAGAAAGTGCCTCAGCGGCAGTCCCAATTGTAGAGCTCACATTTGACGAAGAGGATTTTAAAGGACAAGTTCAATCCATCAAATGGGATAACATAGGTGAAAGGCTCGCTGTGGGTTTTCATAATTCGGATTTAATCGCTTTATTTTGCTCATCAAATCGCCCTATACTTAGTCTGAGTTTAATTGGTTTAATCCGTGGTGAACCTGAGGAATATCCCATCGGAATGGACTTTCATTATCGATTGAAAGAGACGGATTCAACCATTTTAACAATA GGATGGTCAAGTGGACGGATTCAGCATTTCCCTATGATTTACACTTCAATCATTTCTGAAGGAAATATAAGTTTAGATATTACTTCACATCAATTTAAACCTGAACTTTTTTCGAGTCCATTGTAA